In Triticum aestivum cultivar Chinese Spring chromosome 5B, IWGSC CS RefSeq v2.1, whole genome shotgun sequence, the following proteins share a genomic window:
- the LOC123110076 gene encoding BEL1-like homeodomain protein 7, protein MATYYSSPGSERESQDMYSRDPGGASYPMSSALGNLLYLNNPSSGPYTEFSGILQTQQNFMEMPAHGHHSAMSQDSSARESQDMLASHHGQRSFGHVKDMKNEMLMHMMDGAQSGGAELIHDDPHNGAQFEFGVLNNHDSSDVPVGQGQGQGQGLSLSLNTQILAPSLPYWSIKPDMLTPNSYQESLRIDDIRMKNMQSEASRAIRHSRYLKAAQEVLDEVVNVWKNIKQKAQKEQAEPGKADGKETDGGPKSEGASQESGANAAPELSTAEKQELQNKMAKLMAMLDEVDRKYKHYYHQMQNVVASFDMVAGPGSAKPYTAVALQTISRHFRCLKDAINDQINAIRKKLGEEENPSSKEGKLTRLRYIDQQLRQQRAFQQYGMIPQNAWRPQRGLPENSVTVLRAWLFEHFLHPYPKDSEKLMLARQTGLTRSQISNWFINARVRLWKPMIEDMYKEETGDLEQDSNSSSDNVPRSKSKVASSEENEDLKNARARVCETSQLSESRASMGTMNVGGAPVSFQNEPNPDDSFMNLMMKDQRSGEADGGLLLHNAVAQHSDESARFMAYHLAELGRYGNGNVSLTLGLQHSGSGLSVPNAQANFAGVGDDDIYNAGAPLGVSIASSDYESLNQMDQRQRFEQSPLLHDFVA, encoded by the exons ATGGCTACTTACTACTCGAGCCCTGGCAGCGAAAGAGAGTCGCAAGACATGTACTCGAGAGACCCGGGCGGTGCATCCTATCCGATGTCGTCTGCTCTGGGCAACTTGCTCTATCTGAACAATCCATCTTCTGGGCCATACACTGAGTTCAGCGGCATTCTGCAGACTCAGCAGAACTTCATGGAGATGCCTGCCCATGGCCATCATTCTGCAATGTCCCAGGACTCATCGGCAAGGGAGTCGCAGGACATGCTTGCTTCCCACCATGGGCAACGCTCCTTCGGTCATGTGAAAGATATGAAGAATGAGATGTTGATGCATATGATGGATGGAGCACAGAGTGGTGGTGCTGAACTCATCCATGATGATCCCCACAATGGTGCACAGTTCGAGTTTGGTGTCCTGAACAACCATGACTCGTCGGATGTTCCGGttgggcaagggcaagggcaagggcaagggctgTCTCTGAGCCTCAACACACAAATCCTCGCGCCGTCCTTGCCATACTGGTCCATCAAACCAGACATGTTGACGCCAAACTCTTACCAGGAAAGCCTTAGAATAGACGACATCCGGATGAAGAACATGCAGTCTGAGGCCTCTCGTGCGATCCGGCACTCGAGGTATCTCAAGGCAGCTCAAGAAGTGCTAGATGAAGTTGTGAATGTTTGGAAGAACATCAAGCAGAAAGCTCAGAAAGAGCAAGCTGAACCAGgtaaagcagatggcaaagagaccgaTGGAGGGCCAAAAAGCGAGGGCGCGTCGCAAGAATCCGGCGCAAATGCAGCACCTGAGCTGTCCACTGCTGAGAAGCAAGAGCTTCAGAACAAGATGGCCAAACTGATGGCAATGTTGGATGAG GTGGACCGGAAATACAAGCACTATTACCACCAAATGCAAAATGTGGTTGCATCTTTCGACATGGTGGCTGGGCCCGGATCTGCCAAGCCTTACACCGCAGTTGCTCTGCAGACAATCTCGCGACACTTCCGGTGCTTGAAGGACGCTATCAATGATCAGATCAATGCTATCAGGAAGAAGCTCGGCGAGGAAGAAAATCCGTCTAGCAAGGAAGGCAAATTGACCCGTCTTCGGTACATTGATCAGCAGCTAAGGCAGCAGCGTGCTTTCCAACAGTACGGTATGATTCCTCAGAATGCCTGGAGACCGCAGAGGGGATTGCCTGAAAACTCGGTTACAGTTCTTCGCGCTTGGCTCTTTGAACACTTCCTTCACCC GTATCCAAAAGATTCTGAAAAGTTAATGCTTGCAAGGCAGACTGGCTTGACAAGGAGTCAG ATTTCGAATTGGTTCATAAACGCTCGTGTCCGCCTTTGGAAACCAATGATTGAAGACATGTACAAAGAAGAGACCGGTGATCTGGAGCAAGACTCCAACTCTTCCTCCGACAATGTGCCGAGAAGCAAGAGCAAAGTGGCATCTTCAGAAgagaatgaagatctgaagaacGCCAGGGCTCGGGTTTGCGAGACCAGCCAGCTAAGCGAGTCGAGAGCCAGCATGGGAACTATGAATGTTGGCGGGGCACCTGTTAGCTTCCAGAACGAGCCCAACCCCGACGACAGTTTCATGAACCTGATGATGAAGGACCAGCGATCCGGTGAGGCGGACGGAGGCCTCCTCCTCCACAACGCCGTCGCGCAGCACTCGGACGAGAGCGCGCGGTTCATGGCCTACCACTTGGCAGAGCTTGGGAGGTACGGAAACGGCAACGTATCGCTCACGCTCGGCCTACAGCACTCTGGCAGCGGCCTCTCGGTTCCGAATGCCCAAGCAAACTTCGCCGGCGTCGGTGACGACGACATCTACAATGCCGGTGCTCCTCTCGGTGTCAGCATTGCATCTTCGGACTATGAATCTTTGAACCAGATGGATCAGCGGCAACGCTTCGAGCAATCGCCTCTTTTGCATGATTTTGTGGCCTGA